From Oceanispirochaeta sp.:
CTCCTTTAACCTTGGTAAGATGCTTTTGAAAATGCAATATAGGGGTAATACACAATACCGATGAAGAGTGCCAGTATGACATGCCAGCCCGGCTGACCAAACTTCAGAACGAAGTTATAAATAATCATGATACCGAAAACAATATTAGCAATCGGGATAAAGAGCATGACAAGCCACCATATCGGTTTATCAACAATCTGCAACATGACAATGATGTTATAAATGGGAATAAGAATAGCCCAACCGGGTTTTCCCGCTTTTACAAAGATCTTCCAGTTAGCAACAATCAATACCGCTGCAACAAGAATCCACCAGACGACGAGCAAAGGATTAAAATATTCAGACATCAGAAACTCCTTATCAATATATTTTTACAACAGGCAGGAAAAACTCGCCTGTCAAAGCCCCATTTCACCCCGGATACTGTCTACCATCAAAGCGGTTTCATATAAGTTCTGCATTTCAGCTGATTCAGCTTCTGTTTTAGCCTGAGCGAGATCTGCTCTCATATTATCCATGGCTGTATCCATAGCTTCTTTTTCTTCCCCACTCATTTCACTCTTGTCCAAAGATTCATATTCGGCCAGGCT
This genomic window contains:
- a CDS encoding DUF5684 domain-containing protein; the protein is MSEYFNPLLVVWWILVAAVLIVANWKIFVKAGKPGWAILIPIYNIIVMLQIVDKPIWWLVMLFIPIANIVFGIMIIYNFVLKFGQPGWHVILALFIGIVYYPYIAFSKASYQG